One window from the genome of Bradyrhizobium xenonodulans encodes:
- the hutI gene encoding imidazolonepropionase, translating into MAERFDRIWHNVRLATMRADRPDLGEIEHGLIAARGGHIVYAGAAADFPVDADAIKRIDCEGRWITPGLVDCHTHLVYGGNRAHEFELRLKGASYEEIARAGGGIVSTVAATRKANEAELVASALPRLDALIGEGATTVEIKSGYGLDTETEMRQLAAARSLGRRRPVAIRTSFLGAHALPVEADGDKDRYIDLVCKEMLPAVTKAGLADAVDAFMEGIAFSAEQTARVFETARALGLPVKLHADQLSNLGGAALAAKFSALSADHLEHTDEAGAAAMAKAGTVAVLLPGAFYFIRETQKPPVETFRKHGVPMALATDCNPGSSPLTSLLLAMNMGATLFRMNVVECLAGVTREGARALGVLHETGTLEAGKWCDLSIWDIERPAELVYRIGFNPLHRRVWRGQ; encoded by the coding sequence ATGGCAGAGCGCTTCGATCGAATCTGGCACAATGTCCGGCTCGCCACGATGCGGGCCGACCGCCCCGATCTCGGCGAGATCGAGCATGGCCTGATCGCAGCGCGCGGCGGCCACATCGTCTACGCGGGGGCGGCGGCGGATTTTCCTGTTGATGCGGACGCGATCAAGCGGATTGATTGCGAGGGGCGCTGGATCACGCCGGGCCTCGTCGACTGTCACACCCATCTCGTCTATGGCGGCAATCGTGCCCATGAATTCGAGCTGCGTTTGAAGGGCGCAAGCTACGAAGAAATCGCGCGTGCCGGCGGCGGCATCGTCTCGACGGTCGCCGCGACGCGCAAGGCCAACGAGGCCGAGCTCGTCGCCAGCGCGCTGCCGCGACTCGATGCGCTGATCGGCGAGGGCGCGACCACGGTCGAGATCAAGTCCGGCTACGGCCTCGATACCGAGACCGAGATGCGCCAGCTCGCCGCCGCGCGCAGCCTCGGTCGTCGGCGGCCGGTGGCGATCCGCACGTCCTTCCTCGGCGCGCATGCGCTGCCGGTTGAAGCCGATGGTGACAAGGATCGCTACATCGATCTCGTCTGCAAGGAGATGCTGCCCGCGGTGACAAAGGCCGGCCTTGCCGATGCCGTCGATGCCTTCATGGAGGGCATCGCGTTCTCGGCCGAGCAGACGGCGCGCGTATTCGAGACGGCGAGGGCACTCGGACTGCCCGTAAAACTTCATGCGGATCAGCTCTCGAACCTCGGCGGTGCTGCGCTCGCCGCAAAATTCTCCGCGCTCTCCGCCGATCACCTCGAACATACTGATGAAGCCGGCGCCGCCGCGATGGCGAAGGCCGGAACGGTCGCCGTGCTGCTGCCGGGCGCGTTCTATTTCATCCGCGAGACGCAGAAGCCGCCGGTCGAGACGTTCCGCAAGCACGGCGTTCCCATGGCGCTCGCCACCGATTGCAATCCCGGCAGCTCGCCGCTGACCTCGCTTCTGCTCGCGATGAATATGGGCGCGACGCTGTTCCGGATGAATGTCGTCGAATGCCTCGCCGGCGTCACCCGCGAAGGCGCGCGTGCACTCGGTGTGCTCCATGAGACCGGCACGCTGGAGGCCGGGAAATGGTGCGACCTCTCGATCTGGGACATCGAGCGGCCGGCCGAACTGGTCTATCGCATCGGCTTCAATCCGCTGCACCGGCGGGTATGGAGGGGACAGTGA
- a CDS encoding formimidoylglutamate deiminase, whose product MSRLHFASALLPSGWANDVQVVITSGAIAEVTPDVAPAAGDERRGIALPGLASLHSHAFQRGMAGLAELRGDSTDTFWTWRETMYRFALAMTPDDVTAVATQLYVEMLEQGFTRVGEFHYLHHDRDGSHYVDPGEMAARIAQAAEASGIALTLLPSFYAHGSFGGAAPHDGQRRFICTVDQFAALMAASRKAIGHLPDANIGIAPHSLRAVTPDELAAIIPLADGGPVHIHAAEQVKEVEDCLAWSGRRPVQWLLEHAPVDRRWCLIHATHMTDEEISAFAATGAVAGLCPITEASLGDGIFPAREFLAAGGAFGVGTDSNVLVGVTDELRQLEYGQRLKHRQRNVLSGGAGRSTGRTLFDEALAGGSRALAQATVGLVPGARADIVTLDAAHPSLAGRSHDALIDGWIFAAGSGAIDCVWAGGHKVVEGGRHRLRETARQRFNAAVQRLIA is encoded by the coding sequence ATGTCCCGACTGCATTTTGCCTCCGCGCTCCTGCCCTCGGGCTGGGCCAATGACGTGCAGGTGGTGATCACCTCCGGCGCGATCGCCGAGGTGACGCCGGACGTAGCGCCGGCCGCAGGCGACGAGCGCCGCGGAATCGCACTTCCGGGATTGGCGAGCCTGCACAGTCACGCTTTCCAGCGCGGCATGGCGGGGCTTGCCGAACTGCGCGGCGACTCGACCGATACGTTCTGGACCTGGCGCGAGACGATGTACCGCTTCGCGCTGGCGATGACGCCGGATGACGTGACCGCCGTCGCAACGCAGCTGTATGTCGAGATGCTGGAGCAGGGTTTTACCCGCGTCGGCGAATTCCATTATCTGCACCACGATCGCGACGGTTCGCACTATGTCGACCCCGGTGAAATGGCTGCGCGCATTGCGCAGGCTGCCGAAGCCTCAGGCATCGCGTTGACGCTGCTGCCGAGTTTTTATGCGCATGGCTCCTTCGGCGGCGCAGCGCCGCATGACGGTCAGCGCCGCTTCATCTGCACGGTCGATCAATTCGCCGCGCTGATGGCGGCGTCGCGCAAGGCCATCGGACACTTGCCGGACGCCAATATCGGCATCGCGCCGCACAGCCTGCGCGCGGTGACGCCGGACGAGCTTGCGGCGATCATTCCGCTCGCGGATGGCGGGCCGGTGCACATTCATGCCGCCGAGCAGGTGAAGGAAGTCGAGGATTGCCTGGCCTGGTCGGGACGGCGTCCGGTGCAATGGCTGCTGGAGCACGCGCCCGTCGATCGGCGCTGGTGCCTGATCCACGCGACCCACATGACGGATGAGGAAATCAGCGCATTCGCCGCCACCGGCGCGGTGGCAGGCCTCTGTCCCATCACCGAAGCGAGCCTCGGCGACGGCATCTTCCCGGCGCGCGAATTTCTCGCGGCCGGCGGCGCGTTCGGTGTGGGCACCGATTCCAACGTGCTGGTCGGCGTCACCGACGAATTGCGCCAACTCGAATACGGCCAGCGGCTCAAGCATCGCCAGCGTAATGTCCTCTCCGGCGGCGCCGGCCGCTCGACGGGACGCACACTGTTCGACGAGGCTCTTGCGGGCGGCTCGCGAGCGCTGGCACAAGCGACCGTCGGTCTCGTGCCCGGCGCGCGCGCCGACATCGTCACGCTCGACGCCGCGCATCCGTCGCTGGCCGGGCGCTCCCACGACGCACTCATCGACGGCTGGATCTTCGCGGCAGGCAGCGGTGCGATTGATTGCGTGTGGGCTGGCGGCCACAAGGTCGTCGAGGGCGGCCGGCACAGGCTGCGCGAGACGGCCCGCCAGCGCTTCAACGCAGCGGTACAGAGGCTCATCGCATGA
- the hutC gene encoding histidine utilization repressor: MSLVTDAADKPTLYKRIRADIEKRILTGEWPPGHRIPFEHELVARYGCSRMTVNKALSELAQADLIERRRRAGSFVRRPQHQSAVLKIADIRAEITALGRAYGYELIGRKLRAATAADRERLGVKKAGKVVAISCRHSADNVPFAVEDRLIDLASVPDAAAADFAREPPGSWLLHHVPWTEAEHTISAIVADDRTAEALDISVGAPCLVIDRYTWRSARTITAVRLLYPGDSHRLVARFKGG; encoded by the coding sequence ATGAGCCTCGTCACCGACGCTGCCGACAAGCCCACGCTTTACAAGCGCATCCGCGCCGACATCGAGAAGCGCATCCTGACCGGCGAATGGCCGCCCGGGCACCGCATCCCGTTCGAGCACGAGCTGGTCGCGCGCTATGGTTGCTCGCGCATGACGGTGAACAAGGCACTGTCGGAACTCGCACAGGCCGATTTGATCGAGCGGCGGCGGCGCGCCGGCTCCTTCGTGCGCCGGCCGCAGCACCAGTCGGCGGTGCTCAAGATCGCCGACATCCGCGCCGAGATCACCGCGCTCGGGCGCGCTTACGGCTACGAGCTGATCGGCCGCAAATTGCGGGCGGCCACCGCCGCCGACCGCGAGCGTCTTGGCGTCAAGAAAGCCGGCAAGGTGGTCGCGATCAGTTGCCGCCACAGCGCCGACAACGTACCGTTCGCGGTCGAGGATCGGTTGATCGATCTTGCCTCCGTGCCGGATGCGGCGGCTGCGGATTTCGCGCGTGAGCCGCCAGGCTCGTGGCTGCTTCATCATGTCCCGTGGACAGAGGCCGAGCACACGATCAGCGCCATCGTTGCGGACGATCGCACGGCGGAAGCGCTCGACATCAGCGTCGGCGCGCCCTGCCTCGTGATCGACCGCTATACCTGGCGGAGCGCGCGCACGATCACCGCAGTGCGCCTGCTCTATCCCGGTGACTCTCACCGCCTTGTCGCCCGATTCAAGGGAGGCTGA
- a CDS encoding ABC transporter substrate-binding protein: MRSSTIFATIIALTAATPVLADDVKVGVGISGWTGFAPLTLAKEAGIFKKNGLDVTIKKIPQKDRHLAIASGDVQCAATTVETWISWNANGVATKQIFQLDKSYGADGMAVRNDVTSIKELKGKTVAASAPGTSPYFALAWMLKKNGLTVKDVTVVNLEPAAAAQAFVSGQNDAAMTYEPYLSTVRAAPDKGKIIATTLDYPMVMDTFGCTPKFLTENPKAAKALADSYFEALDMIAKDQAKAYEIMGADVKQSGEQFGNSAKYLRWQDKAANQKFFAGDFLTFNKEAADLLLEIGIIKAAPKVEDLFDASYIK; the protein is encoded by the coding sequence ATGCGTAGTTCGACAATTTTTGCGACAATCATTGCGCTTACGGCCGCCACGCCCGTGCTCGCCGACGACGTCAAGGTCGGCGTCGGCATTTCCGGCTGGACCGGCTTCGCGCCGCTGACGCTGGCGAAGGAGGCCGGCATCTTCAAGAAGAACGGCCTCGACGTCACCATCAAGAAGATCCCGCAGAAGGACCGCCACCTCGCGATCGCGTCCGGCGACGTCCAGTGCGCGGCGACGACCGTCGAGACCTGGATCTCCTGGAACGCCAACGGCGTTGCGACCAAGCAGATCTTCCAGCTCGACAAGAGCTACGGCGCCGACGGCATGGCCGTGCGCAACGACGTCACGTCGATCAAGGAGCTGAAGGGCAAGACCGTCGCGGCTTCCGCTCCCGGCACCTCGCCCTATTTCGCGCTGGCCTGGATGCTGAAGAAGAACGGCCTCACGGTGAAGGACGTCACCGTCGTGAACCTGGAGCCGGCCGCGGCCGCGCAGGCGTTCGTCTCCGGCCAAAACGATGCTGCAATGACCTATGAGCCGTATCTGTCGACGGTTCGCGCCGCGCCTGACAAGGGCAAGATCATCGCGACCACGCTCGACTACCCCATGGTCATGGACACGTTCGGCTGCACGCCGAAATTCCTGACGGAGAACCCCAAGGCCGCGAAGGCGCTCGCCGACAGCTATTTCGAGGCGCTCGACATGATCGCCAAGGACCAGGCCAAGGCCTACGAGATCATGGGCGCCGACGTGAAGCAGAGCGGCGAGCAGTTCGGCAACTCGGCGAAATATCTGCGCTGGCAGGACAAGGCTGCGAACCAGAAGTTCTTCGCGGGCGACTTCCTGACCTTCAACAAGGAGGCCGCCGACCTCCTGCTCGAGATCGGCATCATCAAGGCTGCGCCGAAGGTCGAAGACCTCTTCGACGCCAGCTACATCAAGTAA
- a CDS encoding ABC transporter permease, which translates to MRPLDPVTSKQRVAYGLAFFVVFVALWSWATFGGHVSKTFLANPLTMVQEGYDLLAKQGFVYDIGMTIWRVVGGFALAAVIAVPLGVLMGAYKPVEAFLEPFVSFARYLPASAFIPLLILWAGIGELQKLLVIFIGSVFQVILMVAVTVGATRRDLVEAAYTLGASDRGVIRRVLLPSSAPEIAEILRLVLGWAWTYVIVAELIGSSSGIGHMITDSQALLNTGQIIFGIIVIGLIGLLSDFMFKAFNAWLFPWRLA; encoded by the coding sequence ATGCGTCCTCTTGATCCCGTGACGTCGAAGCAGCGCGTGGCTTACGGCCTAGCGTTCTTCGTGGTGTTCGTTGCCCTCTGGTCGTGGGCGACGTTTGGCGGCCATGTGTCGAAAACCTTCCTCGCCAACCCGCTGACCATGGTGCAGGAAGGCTATGACCTGCTGGCCAAGCAGGGGTTCGTCTACGACATCGGCATGACGATCTGGCGCGTCGTCGGCGGCTTCGCGCTCGCCGCCGTCATCGCGGTGCCGCTCGGCGTTCTCATGGGTGCGTACAAGCCGGTCGAAGCCTTCCTCGAGCCGTTCGTGTCCTTTGCGCGCTATCTTCCCGCCTCCGCGTTCATTCCGCTGTTGATCCTGTGGGCCGGCATCGGCGAATTGCAGAAGCTGCTCGTCATCTTCATCGGCTCGGTGTTCCAGGTCATCCTGATGGTCGCCGTGACCGTCGGCGCGACGCGCCGCGACCTGGTCGAGGCCGCCTATACGCTCGGGGCCAGCGACCGCGGCGTCATCCGGCGCGTGCTGTTGCCGTCCTCCGCGCCCGAGATCGCGGAGATCCTGCGGCTGGTGCTGGGCTGGGCCTGGACCTACGTCATCGTCGCCGAGCTGATCGGCTCGTCCTCGGGCATCGGCCACATGATCACCGACAGCCAGGCTCTGCTCAACACCGGCCAGATCATCTTCGGCATCATCGTGATCGGGCTGATCGGTCTGCTCTCGGACTTCATGTTCAAGGCGTTCAACGCCTGGCTGTTTCCGTGGAGGCTGGCATGA
- a CDS encoding ABC transporter ATP-binding protein, producing the protein MTTLKIEQVSRTFPARHGNAPTRALEPTDLTIGNNDFVTILGPSGCGKSTLLRIVAGLDRPTGGRVTLDGREVTGPGADRGMVFQSYTLFPWLTVRENIAFGLRERGVSEAERHKIADTLIRQVGLAGFENHWPKQLSGGMQQRTAIARALANDPKILLLDEPFGALDNQTRALMQEMLLGIWERDQKTVLFVTHDIEEAIFLGSRVIVMSARPGRIKAEINVDLPHPRSYKIKTTPEFVQLKERLVEEIRTEALKVAEHA; encoded by the coding sequence ATGACGACGCTAAAGATCGAACAGGTCTCGCGCACCTTCCCCGCGCGCCACGGCAACGCGCCGACCAGGGCGCTGGAGCCGACCGATCTCACCATCGGCAATAACGACTTCGTCACCATCCTCGGCCCCTCCGGCTGCGGCAAGTCCACGCTGCTGCGCATCGTCGCCGGCCTCGATCGTCCGACCGGCGGGCGCGTCACGCTCGACGGGCGCGAGGTCACAGGCCCGGGCGCCGACCGCGGCATGGTGTTCCAATCCTACACGCTGTTTCCATGGCTGACCGTGCGCGAGAACATCGCATTCGGCCTGCGCGAACGCGGCGTGTCCGAGGCGGAGCGCCACAAGATCGCCGATACCCTCATCCGTCAGGTCGGACTTGCCGGCTTCGAGAACCATTGGCCCAAGCAGCTGTCCGGCGGCATGCAACAGCGCACCGCAATCGCCCGCGCGCTCGCCAATGATCCGAAGATTCTTTTGCTCGACGAACCCTTCGGCGCGCTCGACAACCAGACCCGCGCGCTGATGCAGGAGATGCTGCTCGGGATCTGGGAGCGCGACCAGAAGACCGTCCTGTTCGTCACCCACGACATCGAGGAAGCGATCTTCCTCGGCAGCCGCGTCATCGTGATGAGCGCGCGTCCCGGCCGGATCAAGGCCGAGATCAATGTGGACCTGCCGCATCCGCGCTCCTACAAGATCAAGACCACGCCCGAATTCGTCCAGCTCAAGGAACGGCTGGTCGAGGAAATCCGCACCGAGGCGCTGAAGGTTGCCGAACATGCCTGA
- a CDS encoding Zn-dependent hydrolase yields the protein MPDTQPRADGERVLADLNALRAIGTYKTGVHKPTFSEPHKLSLEWLVQKLPGAGLSAAIDGIGNVFGTSAKPGPKLLAGSHLESQNYAGWLDGPLGVVYALEAARVLNADPSVKGAVEVAAWCDEEGHFGHFLGSRSYVGQVTEADIDAARDRTSGRTMRDALADMGLAGRPRIAAEPGRHVGYLEAHIEQGDTLESGKLAIGVVTSIVGIWQYQINFTGEQNHAGTTRMAARKDAGLALAKFCVAIDERFPGVCGPRTVWTTGRITLDPGAPSIIPGGAEMLFQIRDDNPAAIARLEDLLRTMADEASAKGPCTVAVTKLRTGAPAMMNSGIQDAIEAASQALADGRSIRMPSGAGHDAQMLATVMPAGMLFVPSIGGISHHWTENTADADIITGAQVFVEACRRILGG from the coding sequence ATGCCTGACACCCAGCCGCGCGCCGATGGGGAACGCGTTCTCGCCGACCTCAATGCACTTCGGGCTATCGGCACCTACAAGACCGGCGTGCACAAGCCGACCTTCTCCGAGCCGCACAAGCTTTCACTGGAGTGGCTGGTGCAGAAGCTGCCCGGGGCCGGCCTTTCGGCCGCGATCGACGGCATCGGTAACGTCTTCGGCACCAGCGCGAAGCCCGGGCCGAAGCTGCTGGCGGGCTCGCATCTGGAAAGCCAGAATTACGCCGGCTGGCTCGATGGCCCGCTCGGCGTCGTCTATGCGCTCGAAGCCGCCCGCGTGCTCAACGCCGATCCCTCCGTGAAAGGCGCGGTCGAGGTCGCCGCCTGGTGCGACGAGGAGGGGCACTTTGGTCATTTCCTCGGCTCGCGCTCTTACGTCGGCCAGGTGACCGAAGCCGACATCGACGCCGCACGCGACCGTACCAGCGGCCGCACCATGCGCGACGCCCTCGCCGATATGGGTCTCGCGGGACGCCCGCGCATCGCCGCCGAGCCGGGACGGCACGTCGGATATCTGGAGGCACATATCGAGCAGGGCGACACGCTCGAGAGCGGCAAGCTCGCGATCGGCGTCGTGACCTCCATTGTCGGCATCTGGCAATACCAGATCAATTTCACTGGCGAGCAGAACCACGCCGGCACCACCCGCATGGCGGCGCGGAAGGATGCCGGGCTGGCGCTGGCCAAATTCTGCGTCGCAATCGACGAGCGCTTCCCCGGCGTGTGCGGACCACGCACCGTCTGGACCACCGGCCGCATCACGCTCGATCCCGGCGCGCCAAGCATCATTCCCGGTGGCGCCGAGATGCTATTCCAGATCCGCGACGACAATCCTGCCGCCATCGCGCGGCTGGAGGATCTGCTGCGGACCATGGCTGATGAGGCCAGCGCGAAGGGCCCCTGCACCGTCGCCGTTACGAAGCTCCGCACCGGCGCGCCCGCCATGATGAATTCAGGCATTCAGGACGCAATCGAAGCTGCGAGCCAGGCCCTGGCTGACGGACGGTCGATCCGCATGCCGAGCGGCGCCGGCCACGATGCGCAGATGCTGGCGACCGTCATGCCCGCGGGCATGCTGTTCGTGCCGTCGATCGGCGGCATCAGCCACCACTGGACCGAGAATACCGCCGACGCCGACATCATCACCGGCGCACAGGTGTTCGTCGAGGCCTGCCGGCGGATTCTGGGCGGCTAG